The sequence GAATTCATCAGGGAATGTAACGCCTGGAAAATTTGCAGATACAGTTGACTtagttaaaatagataaaaacagattcttcaaaaatatacaagatgaagaataacagataacaaaatgaCTAAAGACAACAAAATACCACCAGACAAATAACCGCCAATAAAACACATGACAGATTCGCGTATTTACTTTTAGTGTGATCCAccttattaacaaaaaaacaattatattacaGGTTACTATTCCATGTCATGTTACTACATATACCGACCTCTTTTAGACTCAACTGTAAATTATGGAAGCTATGATTTAACAGTTGACTCAGAAATATCCAGTCTAAACATAAGTTTCAACAAATCACCAGTTGAAGAGATACAATTATGCATCCAAAATGAAACCTGCTGCCGCACTTCAGTAAATTTTCCCAGCAATGTTACCTCAGGGTATATAGAGGCATGCATGGCCGTCGATATTCAGTTCTTTGTGTCTCCACCACAGAGTTCAAGATATCAAGCACGCCGAAAAGACCAGCTTGGAGTAACTTATTATGTAGTTTGCCGGTACAATGGTTTTCGATGCAGTTTTATTATTGGTAAAGTCCAAGGTGAAGCTCATATAACTGTAACCTTTACAAATAATTCTTTTACTCACAATAGAACAATGGAGGGAGATGAAATATCATCCTCCAGTGTTTATTCGGTACTCACTACGTCATCGCCAACTGTAGAGTTTTCATGCAATTGTGACCTTACAGGGGCCCATATAGAGAGCGACGTACCAGTAAGCGCCTTTTCTGTCatttatcataattataatCATACTACTATATTACCGCTCGCGCCAATGGAATCATGGGAGAAGGAATACAGTGTTTTATCGATGAGCAATGCAGTTATAGACGAGGAAGTGATGATTATAACCTCAACTATAAATACTTTTGTGAAAGTGTCAGGGCATGCTACTGTAAATGTGCCTTACGCTGGGAGTGTCATCTTTACTCGTTTTGACCAAGGCACCACGTTACATGTGAAAGGTTCTTATCCATTACTGGTTCTTCACTCTGGTAATGTCAATGATACAGATGATGATTTGATAATTAACCTGTATCCACCCATGAACAACACTTATACATGTCTTGACTCTACTAATGGTTCTGTTTATCTATATTACATGTTTCAAAATGGCACTGGTAGTGTTGAATTTAATTGCACGGAGTTGACAAACCAAACAAACGGTTTAACCAGATATGACACACAATTATCTATTGATGGAATACCATACACAGTTTCTGAGGTATATGGAGATAATAAAATATGCCAGATTCACACATTTGGAAAAACCTATGGATATTCGCTGATTTTTGACGGCGACAGTTACTTACTACAGACCATGGGACAAAGAGTTCATGTGGGTATTTGCTTATTTGTCTCGAACATCTAGTGGTTTAAAAAATAAGGTGATTTGGTAAGAATGACAATGGGACTACTATCCACTGATGTTTAAATGAAGTAGATGTAATAAATGTAAGGCAAACGAACATCCTTTAACAATGCGGAAAACCCATAGCATAGAGCCGGCTAAAAAGACCAcgatataaaaacaattcaattgagaaaaatatcgGCCTTAATTACGAAACaaattacgaaaaacaaatattacaaacatCAAACAATTGCAACCACTAAAATGCATGCTTCCGACTTTTGACAGACAAATTACAAATGTGGCGTGGTTAAACATGCTTGAAGACACCAACCCTTACCTAACATGGGATCGAAATgttaaaatacaacataaaaacatacttaaaatttgttgaaaaggGCTGAATTCATCCGATCGATACAAGCAGAAAAACAACTAACAAAACCACGGACCATACGTGATAGGTGATTCATGCATCACTCAATAGTTCAAGACAGTAACtactaataaacaaaataagtaCTAGAAACTATTGAAATTTCATGAGCAATTTATTTTTCGCAACTtccgcgagtagaaaaataacgcgcaTATAAATCGTTGCGAATATATCAAACTTGGATCTTTACTAATCTAACTTCATCAAGTAAATAAGAAAATCGGGAAATTAAATCGCCGCGAAGTGgactataaaataaataaacatgtaataaagtatccgcgaaaataagttggatAACAGTATCTTAGACTCAATATAGATGACATCCTGTTTGAAATATTAGAGGtatcaaaaaaataaaggcaacattagtataccgctAATCGAAAGACTCATGTGTGGGTAGAAAATTGATAAAAGCGAGACCCTTTAAGAAAGCGTAAGCATCCCTAAAACCAGGAACATGCCACAATAGATAAACATTTTCCACAAGAGCCAGGAACATGATAAAAACGATAACCATTGTTTATCAATAACTTAGTAGTCTGGAGGAGAAAGAACACAATCTTGAATCATCGAAAAACTGGACTGAACTGACCTCCAAATCATaaatgattctgtaatgaggagtacccaaattgcatccatgcttaaattcacatcgtcaaaagtcGAATAACagaattattgtttaatttcttcaaatattttgaacaattggatattagactattagtccatgcttacatttcattttttaagaaattgatACTTGTAACCTACTGTGTTTGCTATTctaaaagatgacgttttgatgacgtcgcaggGCAACGTTTctgtacattttgctttttcaataAACACTTCATCTgctgataaatactgtgaacgttggttttttttttttggctaaaTAGATGCACTTTGGGTaatcggtgcaatttgggtaccctcaCGTtactattatattttgtttaccggttacaaaatcaaaatcatattaCAGCcattataagttataaatagattttatttttatgaagtaaatgataacacaattataatttataagcGCACATACAATTGGTATAACCACAAACAGTTTTGCCTGTAGCAAATCAGGCTATATGGACTATGAAGTTAtcgttgttgtttttatttgttttgtttttttccccaGAAGTCAGTATTGGGTGGTTGATCTGTTGTTCCGTGTGGTATTTCTCGCGATTCATACTATCCTTTCTTCTGAATTATattattctgttttatattaatAGATTATGGTTGATCGTCTCAACGAAATTGTTCCTCTCTTTTGAGCCGTTACGGTGAAAGCGAGAAAAGCAATGGAGTTGAGATGActaatgataatctgtttatcgctattttacctatgaagaCGCTGTCAATGTCATGTTAATTTCATAACCAAAACCACGTGTCTctttagtttctagcgataattttccatctctagcgagtagcatgatttgaaaaattatcacaaaaagaGATCAAAGGACAAATGCACAAAAGTGCGATAACATGacttatattaataaaacacGAGGATCAGTTAAGAAATTTACGACTTAAGAGATTAACCCATGCCGTGCACTTTCCATTTGTGTGAAGCAAATATCCAGAAAAGCCATTATAAAGAATGTCTGTCTTAAAGATGATAGAATTCTACAGAGCTTCCGTTTCTTTTTCACAAAAGTGCTGCATACAAAAGAAGCTATTGAACCTTAATTATCCTCTTCTCCGATATATAAAATCAATCtgacttttacttttattttgatagGTCGTCATAGAAGAAGATTATAGTATTCCAAGCAGTCTCTATAATACTGATCCAAATGGTAAGTATGGGGTAGACTATAATATACCGAACTGATGGTATACAACTGAATAATTGTTAGAATGTTGTTTCCTTAGCCATCTCTACAATATTAACCAATTCGTAAGTATGAAATATTCTCCCCATCATGCAGGCTACTACATGTATTGACCCCTGAAGGTAAGATTATAGTAGGCAAACCTATACAAGACTTGTCCAAATGGTAAAAAAGTGtagtatttctttttcattccaACATTCTTATGTTATATTGTTATACCATTGTCCCAGGTTATGGGGGGATCCGGCTAACATTtctaaccccgccacattttttatgtatgtgtctatttcaagtcaggagcctgtaattctatggttgtcgtttgtttatgttacatatttgtttttcgttcattttttaaacaaataaggccgttagctttctcgtttgaattgttttacattgtctttttggggccttttatagctgactatgcggtatgggcttggctccttgttgaaggcgtACAGtgatatatagttgttaatgtctgggtcattttggtctcttgtgggcAGTTttctcatcggcaatcataccagatcttcttgtttatatttaaaaacctTATTCATGTGTTAAGTATGGGGTAGGCATCAGAAAACATTCTCTAAAATACTGATTCAATCGGTAAGCTAGAGTGAGACTATTATATATCTTTCATGGATTTaataacccaattttttttaatttttttaacagccTTTTAAAAACTTGTCTAAATGGCTATTGTAAAGCAGGTTTTAGAATTCCAAGCATTATCAACTACACTAATCTAAATTATATCTTATAgtttctcatcggattttgtctaatgcttagtccgtttctgtgtgtgttacatttaatgttgtgttctcctcttatatatcctccctcagttttaatttgttgCCTCAATTTTGTTCTTTGTccatatatttatcagttttgaacagcgatatactactgttgactttatttatATCCTTGGGCTGTACATACAGTCtaaattttaaactatattAACCCTAGCAATCTCTACATTATAGTCTTGATTCCTCGGATGTTTGGTGGTCTGTTTTTGGAGACGTGATGCAGTCGTCAATACTGATCCAAATGTAAAGCATGATGTCCACTGTCATATAACTAAAAGTCTTCAATCATTTTAGGCATATGTAGTTAACCGATCTTTAATTCTCATAATACATTAAGTAGAGATACAAATCGatggtaaaaaaattaaaaggaggGAGTCGCATGAACTCTAAGAGAagacaattataaaataatacaaattgtaaatgaaatacaaattagtgtcaaagagaaacgaagatttttttttaaattatgcataGACACACGTCCGATAAAACGTTGGTGTATTGCTTCGAAAAAAActagtattattttttaaagaacgATCTTTATTACTCTATTTGAAGCGTTAATAGCCAATGTCTGAAACTGTTCTTAAGGAGAAAAATAACAACTAATGATATCAACTAGGTTAATTTAGGtaatagtaaaaagtaaaaattaaaagtatggAGGACAAGTCATTTACTATTAACACCGATATTTTTTAGAAGCAATCCTCTTTGTTAATGATGTGTGTCTAATGTAAATTGTCCCAAGTCAATAGATAATCCCATTTACGTTGTGAGACCAGGAAAACTAAATACTAAGATAGAAACCCACAGAATAGTTTCTCATacaacaaagattttttttacaaacaaccAATTGAATAAACTGAGTATACATGGACATATATAATCTTTGATATCAGGATTGAAATTGTAACGTCAGtcctcagtgacgctcaaataaaaaaaggttaaaaataacaacttaaaaacaaagttgaagagaattgagaACAAAAACTTACGCCGGATTTTGCCAAataaagctaaggtaatcttctCCTTGGGTaaaaaatttccttttttttcaatcaattcgTCACCAGCCAGGTATTCAGCACTAATTATTTGTCATAAATCATTATTGATATGGTCATTAATATAAAGGAGTAGGAccggtccggtaagggccgattttgacctcaaatttcaggttcgtctgatgaaagattttggacactttttaaacacttaaatgtctacTTCAGTCTAATCAATTAGTTTGTGTGAAGAATgaactgattttgtcattaaaaactcTCAAATTCAAgcttggataaaaaaaaaaaatctatcaaatatgccataatatgtcacatttcagatgttttttgtaaaaaatgaaagtggccgacTCCGAgctcatcctcaacctttatatatgttatgttttatcatcaaatacaacttacatttaaatatggATAATGAACACAGATGCGGCCACTTATATTTAACACAGAAACCGTCTGAAATTTTACTCAAATGCTTAAGTGATAAAGATTTCGGTAATATAGCATGACTTGATGATGCAAGTATCCGATATATATGTGCATtgcattgtcaaaaacagctaATATTTAGGTAACAGAAGTATTCTACTTTCCAATTAATAGgttaatgtttacattttaacaattttataaacagctatattttggggccaaaaaggggtctgtCTGGACATACTCCTTTAGTGTTTCCAGCgcattaaatttttgaaatactaaggtttttctacatcaggaatagattaccctTGCTGaatttgcaaaacttttagaaaagcTTAGTtttcaatgatcttcaacttggtacttcatttggcctttttaacttttttttattcgagcgtcacgaatgaatcttttgtagacaagACGCGCGTtcggcgcaaatacaaaatttgaatcCTGGTGTATATGATGAGTTTCTTTATTACTTAaacttttgagaaaaaaaagtttatcaatATTTCCATGTCAATGTATGCTAACgctgaagtgctgactactaatCTAATCTTTGCAACTCTATATGAAGCATAAATAACCAAAATTTTCATTCTGTTAATGTGCTATGGTAAAATTTTGTACTCTTGTCTTTCGTACTTTTTTCtatatgtgtttttattttaccttgtaGTCAtgtcccgctgcaaatgtttgcacctgtcctaagtcaggaatctgatgtacagtagttgtcgtttgtttatgtaatatatacgtgtttctcgtttctcgttttgtttatatagattagaccgttggttttcgcgtttgaatggttttacactagtaattttggggccctttatagcttgttgttcggtgtgagccaaggctccgtgttgaaggccgtactttaacctataatggtttaatttttaaattgttatttggatggagagttgtctcattggcactcacaccacatcttcctatatctatttattgtcattttgttttttaatatagtgattaagataatGAAACGATGTttactgctgtacccctattatttttttaaaacgtttttaaccattatgtttgtttattttttcacacGTTGGTGTCAATGTAATGGAACTTTATGCGACTGTTATACAactgagaggtttagctagctataaagctatatgaatagttatcaaaggtaccaggattataatttagtacgccggacgcgcgtttcgtctgcataagactcactattgacgctcaaatcaaaatatttataaagccaaataagtacaaagatgaagagcattgaagatccaaaaagttgtgccaaatacagctaaggtaatatatgcctgggataagtgtttcgaaaaattcaaagttttgtaataggaaatttattaaaatgaccacattattgatattcatgtcaacacctaaGTGTTGACTATTGGGCTGGTGGTACCCTCGGGGGCGAAacgtctgtaccaagtcaagcaTATGACTGTTGTTATTGATTAGTTTGACGTGTTTGATCTTTTGTTGGGACATTTGATAatggataaactcatcatagataccaggactaaattttgtacataggggtttcgtctacaaaagactcatcagtgaccgatttgaattttccttgtcgttcggtatttttgttattttaccttatttaaaattattcttaaGAGGAAAACATCAACTTAGAATATGAACGAGGTAAATTTAAGAATCCGTTATGTATTTTAAAGacaattcattttataaaaaacagatatttttatATGCCATCCTTATTTAATGGTATTTGACTAATATAAAACATGCCATGTATTATGGtttgaataacaatgaaaaaaaatgataaaaaagacccTTGATATGCCAGGAAAACTATGAACTAAGATAGTAACCCATAGAACTAAACCTAAAAGTCTATGGAGACTTTTAGCAAACAATTGAATACACAAAGTAATAATGTATCAGAGGACATGACGTTTCGCGTTATTCAGTATGTTAGTTATTACTTAATATCCCTAAGAGAAGAAGCCGCCATTTTAGTTGAATAACGTAccagagattttttttctaaaagtaatttaaaagtttttcatcATATGTTCAATAGTATTTAGTTTGTCAGTCTTTCAAAGTGAAAATATAAGACATGCGTTTCATTGTAGTACCTATTATGTTGTAAACAACAATACTATTTATTTTGAACAGATAATACAACCGACAGTTATGGAGTAGAGTTTATTGTACTACAACCACCAAATGCAACCCTAAGATTGTTCTTATCATGTACAGACATGACAAATATTACCATATACTATGATGAAATAACCAATGAGTCCCTCCTTTGTAATAACACAGAGCCGGCATACAGTGTTGACGTTAAAACTAGTGTTTCTAGTAAGCTGTTAAGAATTGAGACAAACTTTCTCATATCTGTTTATGTTATTGGATATTTACTACACGGAATGTTTGGATATTTAGCACTTCCAATAAATATTCTAGGATATGAATATATGGTGGTTTCATATCTAAATCATACAGACATAAATAATAGTCAATGGAGTAACTGTTATATTGTATCTGTATACACAAATACTGAAATACATGTGTTACCTAAGTCTGGATTCGAGGCAGTTTACTATGATGGAAATATAATGGGAtctgaacaaaaaatatatctaaacGAATATGAGACAGTTACATTAGAATCATCAACAATTGATCTAACTGGGATGTATATCAAAGGCAACAAACCTTTTCAGTTATATTGCGGAGGTTATTCCACAACTTCTGTATTTTACGAACAACTAATTCCTCTGAACGCCTGGGACTATATGTATGTCTTGAGAGATGTTTCCGATATGGCGGATCAGGATTGTTTTTATAGAGTAGTAAGTTCAGAGACCGATAATCAGATCGAAATCGAGGATGCAAACGGAGATATATCTAACTATCACGTCAACCGCGCGGATTACTTGGACTTGTTTCCAGTAGAACAATATATTAGATCAAACTTAACTATTCTTGTGGTGCTTATTTGTAGATCATATGGTGGAGATATTTCATTGTCTTTAGTACCGTCAAATAAACAACTCACTGTGACGCCCCAAAAGCCGCCCGACGACAACTTTACAAGCATAATTCGAAGACgcaagattttgttttatcgGGATGAATTACTGGTCGCTTCGCATATTGCAGCAATACAGATTAACACTTTGGTAAAAATCCCTCATAATTATTAAGATAATATCAAGGAGTTGGGAAGGCTATACCTTCTATTTAATCCGCTGAAATAATTGTGTTTACTTCACGACAACTAAACGGTTAGTGTGTATGTCTTGTCTTTCTAAACACTGTGATTTGAACGTATCTTTTCATATTTAGAGAAGAATCGGAAgggaaagaaaattaaaatttgtgttttgcttcttaaaaatatcattaataatcccagatttgtttctattttgaaaattttcaaaaattggcGTTTTCTGTTGAAATAAGGTGTTTCAAAGACAAATTAAGAAAGAACAAAACAATGCATGTATGTgtcatatcacaaatatttccgaCTTGGTATGGTTTCAAAGGAGTTGTGGCTCAACAATGAAATAGGTATCAGTATATATTTGCTCTGTTTGGGATTAGTTGAACTTTGTCATTTGTTTGAGTATTTACTTTCAGACACCATAATATCTCAAAGAAAGTCTTACGATGACtttgttataatataattaCTTCAGAGTAGAGTGCGGATGGAGGGGACGGACATCACTTTGTCTTGTTTTTTTCAGTGATCTAGAACCAGTCTTGTAGATTTCTACCCGTCTCGGGTGTACTAGGACGTGAAAATCGATAGTTAACGCGTTTTTCCTAAGCATGAAGCATTTAGGATTAAGAGTATAAATGTGTCAGTTCGGAATCAGAATGTGTCCGAAAAGAATAAAtagcaaattaaaaatttgaacgAATGCAAAGCGGAGTTCTTATTCATATCACATCAACATGTTACTGTCCCTATGTGCATTTCATTTCTTACTAAACGTTTAAAGCCTCCCTCATTTATTCATCAAGTGTAACTTATCCATGAATAAAACAAGATTATATAATTGTTATGACTGCTTTTTTCTTACTAGGCATgtcctttgacaaaaataggAAATGGTCTCCTGGATACTGTTGGATGTTTCTATGGAACAGGAAATAATAACAGCAGTACCGCAATTAATAACAGCAATACAGcaataaataacaacaatacaggtaactataaaaataaggatataTGGTATGATCGCCAGTGTATCAGTAAACCACCAGGGTTTAGATGAAGTATATTTCAGCATTTTTCCAACCGAGATAACCCAAgttgtttaagtttttttttataaatactctgatatttttaaattgctCACCgagatataattttattatgacaCATGATATATCGTATTGTATttacatcaagttttcataaTTTTGGTAAATTGACATAACTTCTGTTTTGAATGTATCTGTGTTATTctgttgtacattttttttatcgaaatatATCATGGCCACGGTACATATCAAATTCATTGACAAAATACgtcattttgatacatttttctgTATCAAATCTTTCAATAACAATTACCAATTGTCATTTCTAAATAATGAAAGTGGGCAAAGCAGAAACTATTATCAAGTCAACCTTTCTATTATGTCAATCTATTTGAATACTGTACATAAGACATCGGTCGAACGGATGTTTGGAGTATGCAtttcaaaaacagaaaacattgatttaaaaaaaaaaaatcttgtaaatcaaattgtttaatcaatttttaactgCTTTGGAAAAGTGAAATGCGAcgaaaattggatttttttataaatttttttttatcaccaaCCCATAGTCAAAGGTACAATAACTACAATAGAAACATAGggggaaaagaaaaaatatgaatgttaTTTTCAAATGGCCATTGACAACAGTAAACACtgacttgatttttttttttttttttgaagaatcATATTTGGAAATTTTTCTAAAGTTCATTTGCTATGGAAAATCTTAATACCAcatttaaggtaaaaaaaaatacataaaaaaatataacagggTATAAGTGTTTCCTGTTTACATCAATGATAACTATTTATTAGATTTATCAATGACATAGCACGTGTTCTGATTTATATAAGGGAAAAAAAAGAACCTTCGTTCTTTTGTATGttccaacaacaacaaaaatgaataaataacttttatttgattttggtgttcattcttcatttatttaaaagaaatttaaatttcatgtattcgaatatacatataaaactaCCATTGGTAGCTTTGTgctttttctgctctttggtctaGTCACTGATTCTTTGAGACATTCCTCGTTTCCGTTTTCCATTCTCTCATCAAAGCAATACgtagatattttataaataactgtGTGATAATTAAACAGAATACATTGTAGTACTTTGTTAGAAATTTTTCTTAAAGATAATTGATGTCAGGAcctataaaacaatatttaaagattgTACTACGGTATTAGGTTGATAACCTGTAAGAAAAAATATCcagttaaaaatgttaaaaataataagcaCGAACAATCAGAACATAATTAAAACAAGTTACTCAAAGCCCAGGCTAACTTTAAAACTGAATTTGTGTGGTTTGAGAATTAAAAATAAGACAATAAGACAAATTAGCAGTTCATTAcagtgtaaaaaaatgaatattgtgCTTTACGTTACTTCACATGGAACCTTAAGTTTGATGTCTAATAATATctaaagtatttcaaataacataaatatattatgttaaaaATACTAATAgtcatttatatgtattttcttttgataGACTGTGAATGTAACTGTGACAAGACTCCAAAACAATCCAATGAAACACTTCAGGAAAAGGTCGATCAACTGGTGAAAGAATTATCCATAGATAAAACAACGCTTTCCagttataaaaatacaaagatttctgCCGCTGACCCCAGACCAAGCTCACGTGGCATAGGATCTGTGGCTGCCGTCATTTTGGCCACTTTAATTGTGATTCTTCTCATATCTGACATCCCTATGgttatttcacatttaaaaattctaaaagcaAATTGCATGGAAGGCTTCCAACGTTGCCAatccaaaaaataatttatattctattatttcttaatttcaaaGTCGTTGttgaatgaacaaatatttgtttaattgtatgtATGCGAGATTTGTGTTTAcgattgttaattttttatccTATTACACAGATTATCGTGTGTTTTGGTGAAAATGACAACgatattttgtaattaatcAGACAAGTATCTATATCTTGCCATGTTTCCTTCCTgtcttattcaaatattaaaaggaAATCATACATACAAACCATACcctatatatatgttgtaaacATATAGTTTATTTGATACGATTCAGCGATTAGTAAAAACATATAGTTTGTTTATTTCGATTCATCGACCTTTTCTTGTTCCATTGACAAAGTGTAACTTATTACTGTGTGACTCCAAGgatataactttaaaatattaatgaaaaataaacgaaTGGTACACAAACAACGATCTGAAATGAACCATTATCGGACAGCGATATTCCAGTGAAAGGGAACCAAACTTGACTTTAGAGAAAACACGATTAAGGTAAACTAATAATAAAGCAATTGTGTTGATTcaacttgcatatttttaaatgcccgaaaacacatatatttaaatagatGGTATTTACTGTTTACTAATTTTCGGTTAAATTGGTGCTGCAAAGTCTGAAAACGGTTTTggatattagtatatatatatacaatattttggA is a genomic window of Mytilus trossulus isolate FHL-02 chromosome 1, PNRI_Mtr1.1.1.hap1, whole genome shotgun sequence containing:
- the LOC134705611 gene encoding uncharacterized protein LOC134705611, yielding MFSDGLIAYKEKALPQVTSPWNNSKGYYSMSCYYIYRPLLDSTVNYGSYDLTVDSEISSLNISFNKSPVEEIQLCIQNETCCRTSVNFPSNVTSGYIEACMAVDIQFFVSPPQSSRYQARRKDQLGVTYYVVCRYNGFRCSFIIGKVQGEAHITVTFTNNSFTHNRTMEGDEISSSSVYSVLTTSSPTVEFSCNCDLTGAHIESDVPVSAFSVIYHNYNHTTILPLAPMESWEKEYSVLSMSNAVIDEEVMIITSTINTFVKVSGHATVNVPYAGSVIFTRFDQGTTLHVKGSYPLLVLHSGNVNDTDDDLIINLYPPMNNTYTCLDSTNGSVYLYYMFQNGTGSVEFNCTELTNQTNGLTRYDTQLSIDGIPYTVSEVYGDNKICQIHTFGKTYGYSLIFDGDSYLLQTMGQRVHVVIEEDYSIPSSLYNTDPNDNTTDSYGVEFIVLQPPNATLRLFLSCTDMTNITIYYDEITNESLLCNNTEPAYSVDVKTSVSSKLLRIETNFLISVYVIGYLLHGMFGYLALPINILGYEYMVVSYLNHTDINNSQWSNCYIVSVYTNTEIHVLPKSGFEAVYYDGNIMGSEQKIYLNEYETVTLESSTIDLTGMYIKGNKPFQLYCGGYSTTSVFYEQLIPLNAWDYMYVLRDVSDMADQDCFYRVVSSETDNQIEIEDANGDISNYHVNRADYLDLFPVEQYIRSNLTILVVLICRSYGGDISLSLVPSNKQLTVTPQKPPDDNFTSIIRRRKILFYRDELLVASHIAAIQINTLACPLTKIGNGLLDTVGCFYGTGNNNSSTAINNSNTAINNNNTDCECNCDKTPKQSNETLQEKVDQLVKELSIDKTTLSSYKNTKISAADPRPSSRGIGSVAAVILATLIVILLISDIPMVISHLKILKANCMEGFQRCQSKK